From the genome of Altererythrobacter sp. BO-6:
CCCGGGCCGGTGGTGCTCGCCCTGCCCGAAGACATGCTGAATGATGCGACTGCGGCCACCCCTCGCCCCTATGTGGTGCGTCCGCCGCAGGCCGCCTGCCCCGACGCGATGCAGACCATGACGGCGATGATCGCCGACGCTGCCAGCCCCATCGCGATCATCGGCGGTGCCGGCTGGAACCCCAAGGCGCGGCACTATTTCCAGCAATTTGCCGAGCGGATCGGCCTGCCGGTGGCGACAGCCTTCCGCCGACAAGATGCGATTTCGCCCTCGTCGCCGGTCTATGCCGGAAATCTGGGCTATGGCCCCAACCCCAAGCTGGTCGAGCGGGTCAGGCAGGCCGACCTCGTGCTGGCCATCGGCGCGCGCCTGGGCGAAGCGACCACGGATGGATACAGCTTCCCCGCGCTTGATCGCGCCGAGCAGCTGCTGGTGCATGTCCATCCCGATCCGGAGGAACTGAACCGCGTCTATCGCACCGATCTCGCGATCTGCTGCGCGATGGACGAGTTCGCCGAAGCCGCCGCACTTTGGGAAGACAATTCGATCCTGTCCTTCGATGCCGGGGCCGAGGCGCATGCCGAATGGGAGGCATGGGCAACGCCCAAGCCAAGCGACTTCGCGCTCGACCTGGGCCAGTGCGTCGCCTTCATGCGCGAGACCTGGCCGGCAGACACGATCATCGGCAATGGCGCGGGCAATTTCTCGGGCTGGTGGCACCGCTACTGGCGTTACGAGGGCTTCCCCACTCAGCTGGCGCCGACGTCGGGCGCGATGGGATATGGCGTTCCGGCAGCGGTAGCGGCCGCGCGCCGCTTCCCCGAGCGCGCCGTGGTCGCGCTCGCGGGCGACGGGGACTTCCTGATGAACGGGCAGGAACTGGCGACCGCCGCACAATATGGCTGCGACATGACGGTGCTGGTGATCGATAACGGCGCCTATGGCACGATCCGCATGCACCAGGAGCGGGAATTTCCCTCGCGCGTTTCCGGCACTCAGCTGGTCAATCCTGATTTCGCCGCGCTGGGCGCCGCCTTTGGCGCCTGGACCGCCTATGCCGACACGA
Proteins encoded in this window:
- a CDS encoding thiamine pyrophosphate-dependent enzyme, which encodes MTLRTTPDAARLLVDCLIEQGADRIFTVPGESFLQVLDALHGRDEIDLVTCRQEGGVAFMACADGTMTGRPGIAFVTRGPGATNASIGVHVAHQDLQPMILFVGDVDRSMREREGFQEVDFPAFFGPICKWAARIDGADRIPEFVSRAYATAISGRPGPVVLALPEDMLNDATAATPRPYVVRPPQAACPDAMQTMTAMIADAASPIAIIGGAGWNPKARHYFQQFAERIGLPVATAFRRQDAISPSSPVYAGNLGYGPNPKLVERVRQADLVLAIGARLGEATTDGYSFPALDRAEQLLVHVHPDPEELNRVYRTDLAICCAMDEFAEAAALWEDNSILSFDAGAEAHAEWEAWATPKPSDFALDLGQCVAFMRETWPADTIIGNGAGNFSGWWHRYWRYEGFPTQLAPTSGAMGYGVPAAVAAARRFPERAVVALAGDGDFLMNGQELATAAQYGCDMTVLVIDNGAYGTIRMHQEREFPSRVSGTQLVNPDFAALGAAFGAWTAYADTTEAFKLALSEARSRSGLKLIHCKIDVEQLAASGATISGLRNR